The Candidatus Kryptobacter tengchongensis genome contains a region encoding:
- a CDS encoding starch phosphorylase, whose protein sequence is MTTDQLINELHELAYNLWWTYNPEAQEIFENLSPMIWKISNHNAVQTLKSISKNELKARLSNTEFSSKVKKILEEFKQYLQTKKKLAEKNFPEFINNPIAYFTAEFGLHECLPIYSGGLGVLSGDHAKSASDIGLPFVGISLFYRHGYFDQKISENGWQIEEYNPAQPSLLPIKLVINQNNEPLKIKLNIAHTEVSIQAWEINVGISKIYLLDTNLPENDFHFRDITSKVYGGDSTTRIFQEIVLGIGGVRLLKAMGIEPSVFHLNEGHSAFLTLELLREEINKGKTIKEAEKIVREKCIFTTHTPVPAGHDRFTPDLIEYALGEFIKSLGISLKEFLAYGRIHPDNDQETFCMTVLALKLTRNANAVSELNGIVSRKMWQPLFKSKSEKDVPIGHITNGVHLPTWLSKIAFEFWRKKLGDKWYEEIENPKLWESVLDQNFITDEEIWAIRYELRRNLIEFVREKFLVQHLKMGLDSRININMILSPDALTIGFSRRFATYKRAPLIFYDIDRAKKIFNDKTKPIQIIFSGKAHPRDDAGKEFLQRIIQISKLPEFYGKVIFLENYDMNIARHLVSGCDLWLNNPRRPLEASGTSGQKIILNFGLNFSILDGWWREAYNQMNGWAIGKDESIEDPNIQDKLDAESLYQTLENEIIPAFYNRDENGIPREWIKKIRYSIATITYFFNTNRMVREYAEKYYKHPILVY, encoded by the coding sequence ATGACAACTGATCAACTAATTAATGAACTCCACGAACTCGCCTACAACCTGTGGTGGACTTATAACCCAGAAGCGCAAGAAATATTTGAAAACCTCTCACCGATGATATGGAAAATCTCAAATCACAATGCAGTCCAAACATTAAAATCAATCTCAAAAAACGAACTTAAAGCAAGGTTATCAAATACAGAATTCTCATCAAAAGTAAAGAAAATATTGGAAGAATTTAAACAATACCTCCAAACAAAAAAGAAACTTGCTGAAAAAAATTTCCCCGAATTTATAAATAACCCAATTGCCTATTTCACAGCTGAATTCGGATTACATGAATGTTTGCCAATTTATTCAGGTGGACTCGGAGTTTTATCAGGAGATCATGCAAAATCAGCAAGCGATATCGGCTTGCCATTCGTAGGAATAAGTCTGTTCTACCGACATGGATATTTTGATCAGAAAATTTCTGAAAATGGCTGGCAAATAGAAGAATATAACCCAGCTCAACCAAGTTTACTGCCAATAAAACTTGTGATTAATCAAAACAATGAACCGTTAAAAATTAAACTTAACATAGCACATACCGAGGTCTCCATTCAAGCATGGGAAATAAATGTTGGAATTTCAAAAATTTATCTCCTTGATACAAATTTACCAGAAAATGATTTCCACTTCAGAGATATAACAAGCAAAGTTTATGGGGGCGATTCAACAACAAGAATCTTTCAAGAAATAGTCCTTGGAATCGGCGGAGTAAGGCTTTTAAAAGCAATGGGGATTGAACCCTCGGTATTTCATTTAAATGAAGGTCATAGCGCCTTTTTAACGCTTGAACTCCTGCGAGAAGAAATTAACAAAGGTAAAACAATAAAGGAAGCTGAAAAAATCGTAAGAGAAAAATGCATATTCACAACTCACACCCCTGTTCCAGCTGGACACGATAGATTTACACCCGATCTGATTGAATATGCACTTGGTGAATTCATAAAATCACTTGGAATTTCGCTAAAAGAATTTCTCGCTTATGGCAGAATTCACCCCGATAATGACCAAGAAACATTTTGTATGACCGTCCTCGCTTTGAAACTCACAAGAAATGCAAATGCGGTAAGCGAGCTCAATGGTATAGTTAGCAGAAAAATGTGGCAACCCCTTTTCAAAAGCAAATCCGAAAAAGATGTGCCCATTGGACATATAACAAACGGGGTGCATTTACCAACATGGTTAAGTAAAATCGCATTTGAATTTTGGAGGAAAAAATTAGGCGATAAATGGTATGAGGAAATTGAAAACCCTAAACTTTGGGAAAGCGTCCTTGATCAAAACTTTATAACAGACGAAGAAATATGGGCAATAAGATATGAACTGAGGCGAAACCTCATAGAATTTGTGAGAGAAAAGTTCCTTGTCCAACATTTGAAAATGGGTCTTGATTCAAGAATCAACATAAATATGATTCTTTCCCCAGATGCGCTCACGATTGGATTCTCAAGAAGGTTTGCAACATATAAAAGAGCTCCTTTAATTTTTTACGACATTGATAGGGCAAAGAAAATTTTCAATGATAAAACTAAACCTATCCAGATAATTTTCTCTGGCAAAGCACACCCAAGAGATGACGCAGGAAAAGAATTTTTACAAAGAATTATCCAGATCTCAAAATTGCCTGAATTCTATGGCAAAGTTATCTTCCTTGAAAATTATGATATGAACATAGCAAGACATCTCGTCTCTGGATGTGACCTGTGGCTTAACAACCCAAGAAGACCACTTGAGGCAAGCGGGACAAGCGGACAGAAAATAATTTTAAATTTCGGACTTAACTTCAGCATACTTGATGGCTGGTGGAGGGAAGCTTACAATCAAATGAATGGGTGGGCTATAGGAAAAGATGAATCCATTGAAGACCCGAACATCCAAGATAAACTTGACGCTGAATCACTTTATCAAACGCTTGAAAACGAAATCATCCCGGCTTTCTACAACAGAGATGAAAACGGAATCCCCAGGGAATGGATTAAAAAAATTAGATATTCAATTGCAACGATAACCTATTTCTTCAATACTAACAGAATGGTGCGTGAATATGCCGAAAAATATTACAAGCACCCCATCCTTGTTTATTAA